A genomic window from Phoenix dactylifera cultivar Barhee BC4 unplaced genomic scaffold, palm_55x_up_171113_PBpolish2nd_filt_p 000007F, whole genome shotgun sequence includes:
- the LOC103705414 gene encoding membralin-like protein At1g60995 yields the protein MDPEQTFLRVHARVSGMLSQLLTPRIRLALEYGYLAVAVALFCLLAVMHVNFVQQPGCSSEFSGVEFTEAQLVQIKIISGGLWGQSAADRNIVEFQKQDTLTENSKIPEVNGDEFTILTAKFWSNWLGSGARRSKLIFRSWKSDKEFLEPQLDNAADSSISKAGSDETDIEASTEGHKGLPLSARESLKAAPFHFFTKWRMRFVSFWKNVKQFSQSTFQLLTAARWNESFDISKCLQVLHMEHLSSLIVQWLEKRSKAFEPTYLYAAEKGFFLLPEGAKSRHNIRMINISISSQNPCFGNRWQQLLINSLVGYDTILTNSLLSSPGQGYLYNFQTKELYGLSYGHDLAEGPARFGDYFVTKCGVLIMSLFVFFTTIMSVSFTLRETQSRMLKFTVQLQHHARHQLPTFQLIFVHVIESLVFVPIMIGILFFLFEFYDDQLLAFLVLTLVWLCELFTMISVRTWISRQFFPRFFLLYFLVFHIYFFSYAYGFSYLAFSVTAAFMQHLILYFWNRFEVPALQRVMRSRGQMQQQAGVQITSSTIYTSTVHIARVDVRNGGVVNNELGDGPRLHSVPDHPGSAESTETQEQLVVDRPDSISNTLHFQALGPRQTGTAPGSSLLNPFGSLLLWILGGASSDGIVPFFSMFRDVPDQGQVFAENSRHENETGT from the exons ATGGATCCCGAGCAGACCTTCCTCCGGGTCCACGCGCGGGTCTCGGGGATGCTGTCCCAGCTCCTGACGCCGAGGATCCGGCTGGCGCTCGAGTATGGGTACCTGGCCGTCGCCGTGGCGCTCTTCTGCTTGCTCGCCGTCATGCACGTTAATTTCGTGCAGCAG CCGGGTTGTTCAAGCGAGTTTTCTGGAGTTGAATTTACCGAAGCTCAACTTGTCCAGATAAAG ATAATCAGTGGGGGTCTGTGGGGTCAGAGCGCAGCCGACCGGAACATTGTGGAATTCCAGAAACAGGATACTTTGACTGAGAACTCCAAAATTCCAGAAGTGAATGGAGATGAGTTCACAATCTTGACAGCCAAGTTTTGGTCAAACTGGTTAGGTTCAGGTGCTAGAAGGAGCAAATTGATATTTAGATCTTGGAAGAGTGACAAAGAGTTTCTTGAGCCTCAATTGGATAATGCAGCTGATAGTAGCATCAGCAAAGCTGGTTCGGATGAGACAGATATTGAAGCTAGTACAGAAGGTCATAAAGGCCTCCCTTTATCTGCTAGAGAGTCATTAAAAGCAGCACCTTTTCATTTCTTTACTAAGTGGCGCATGCGTTTTGTTTCCTTCTGGAAAAATGTAAAGCAGTTTTCTCAGAGCACCTTTCAATTATTG ACTGCTGCAAGGTGGAATGAGTCTTTTGATATTTCAAAGTGCTTACAAGTGCTTCACATGGAACATCTTAGCTCATTGATAG TGCAGTGGCTTGAGAAGAGAAGCAAAGCATTTGAGCCAACATATCTATACGCTGCGGAGAAG GGATTTTTCCTGCTTCCTGAAGGAGCAAAATCTCGACATAACATCCGAATGATTAATATTTCGATTTCTTCTCAGAATCCCTGCTTTGGAAACAG atGGCAACAACTTCTGATCAACAGTCTTGTTGGTTATGATACAATTCTTACAAATAGTTTATTGAGTTCTCCTGGTCAGG GATATCTCTATAACTTTCAAACAAAGGAACTCTATGGTCTTAGTTATGGGCATGACTTAGCAGAAGGCCCTGCCAGATTTGGAG ACTACTTTGTTACAAAATGCGGCGTGCTTATTATGTCACTTTTTGTTTTCTTCACAACAATCATGTCTGTTTCATTTACTTTGAGAGAAACACAATCTCGCATGCTTAAGTTCACAG TGCAGCTCCAGCACCATGCTCGCCATCAGCTTCCCACATTCCAATTGATCTTTGTGCATGTGATTGAATCTTTGGTTTTTGTTCCG ATTATGATTGGAATTCTGTTTTTTCTATTTGAGTTTTATGATGACCAGCTACTTGCATTCCTGGTTTTAACTCTAGTATGGTTGTGTGAACTATTTACAATGATCAG TGTGCGTACATGGATATCTAGGCAATTTTTTCCTCGCTTCTTCTTGCTCTACTTTCTGGTTTTTCACATCTACTTCTTCTCGTATGCTTATG GTTTTTCGTATCTTGCTTTCTCTGTGACTGCTGCATTCATGCAGCACTTAATTCTTTATTTCTGGAACCGCTTTGAG GTCCCAGCCCTTCAGAGGGTGATGAGGAGCCGAGGTCAGATGCAGCAACAGGCTGGTGTTCAGATCACATCATCGACCATCTACACCTCAACGGTGCATATTGCCAGAGTAGATGTGAGAAACGGTGGTGTAGTAAATAATGAGCTTGGAGATGGACCCAGACTTCATTCAGTGCCTGATCATCCAGGTTCCGCTGAAAGCACCGAAACTCAAGAGCAGTTAGTAGTGGACAGGCCAGATTCAATAAGCAACACTCTCCACTTTCAGGCTCTTGGTCCTCGACAGACAGGAACTGCTCCTGGCTCCAGCCTACTCAACCCATTCGGTTCCCTCCTGCTATGGATCCTAGGAGGAGCTTCTTCTGATGGCATTGTACCCTTCTTTTCTATGTTCAGAGATGTGCCAGACCAGGGCCAAGTTTTTGCAGAAAACTCCCGACATGAAAATGAAACTGGAACATAA
- the LOC103705412 gene encoding uncharacterized protein At4g15545-like isoform X3, with protein sequence MTQSGTGGYGGGADFHLPAEILAVIPTDPYEQLDLARKVTSMAIASRVSKLDLENGKLREKVAEKDRVIAELQDKLSQLDRMFQEADARLRVSLEENIKLSKERDSLAQTSKKLARDLAKLETFKRHLMQSLNDNNSSQSQETVDIRTYDQSVAKASSWKEDEGTLSRPASNLISVSAEMGNMIQDATKPAGSKFFISPQMTPHLTPTATPKIQSTSGSPRQHSTAGSPKLTSGATSPSKPRFEGHIAMSPWYPSSQQSSAASSPPRGRSMPGRTPRIDGKEFFRQARSRLSYEQFGAFLANIKELNAHKQSREETLKKAEEIFGRDNKDLYVSFQSLLNRSLR encoded by the exons ATGACGCAGAGCGGCACCGGGGGATACGGGGGCGGGGCGGACTTCCATCTCCCGGCCGAGATCCTGGCGGTGATCCCGACGGACCCTTACGAGCAGCTGGACCTGGCGAGGAAGGTAACCTCCATGGCGATCGCCTCCCGGGTGTCGAAGCTGGATTTGGAGAACGGGAAGCTGCGGGAGAAGGTGGCAGAGAAGGATCGTGTGATCGCGGAACTCCAGGACAAGCTCTCGCAGCTCGACCGGATGTTCCAGGAGGCCGATGCCAGGCTGAGAGTTTCCCTCGAGGAGAAT ATTAAGCTGTCAAAGGAGCGCGATTCGCTGGCCCAGACATCGAAGAAGTTAGCTCGTGATCTGGCAAAG TTGGAAACATTCAAGAGGCATTTGATGCAGTCACTGAATGATAATAATTCATCT CAGTCACAAGAAACCGTTGACATAAGGACCTACGATCAGTCAGTTGCCAAAGCATCTTCTTGGAAAG AAGATGAAGGGACCCTTAGCCGCCCTGCATCAAATTTAATAAGTGTATCTGCAGAAATGGGAAATATGATTCAAGATG CGACGAAACCAGCTGGATCGAAATTTTTCATCTCTCCGCAAATGACCCCACATCTAACTCCAACTGCTACACCAAAAATACAGTCAACTAGTGGGTCCCCTAGACAACATTCTACTGCAGGATCGCCAAAATTGACGTCTGGTGCGACTTCACCGTCAAAACCTCGCTTTGAAGGGCACATTGCAATGTCACCATGGTATCCATCAAGCCAGCAGTCCTCAGCAGCTAGCTCTCCTCCTCGTGGACGCTCTATGCCAG GACGCACTCCCCGTATTGATGGAAAGGAATTCTTCCGTCAAGCTAG GAGCCGACTCTCGTATGAGCAGTTTGGTGCATTTTTAGCGAACATCAAGGAGCTCAATGCTCACAAACAGTCACGGGAA GAAACTCTAAAAAAAGCAGAAGAGATATTTGGTAGAGATAACAAGGATCTATATGTATCTTTTCAAAGCTTGCTTAATCGTAGCCTGCGTTAA
- the LOC103705412 gene encoding uncharacterized protein At4g15545-like isoform X2: protein MTQSGTGGYGGGADFHLPAEILAVIPTDPYEQLDLARKVTSMAIASRVSKLDLENGKLREKVAEKDRVIAELQDKLSQLDRMFQEADARLRVSLEENIKLSKERDSLAQTSKKLARDLAKLETFKRHLMQSLNDNNSSSQETVDIRTYDQSVAKASSWKEDEGTLSRPASNLISVSAEMGNMIQDATKPAGSKFFISPQMTPHLTPTATPKIQSTSGSPRQHSTAGSPKLTSGATSPSKPRFEGHIAMSPWYPSSQQSSAASSPPRGRSMPGRTPRIDGKEFFRQARSVYASGHAIVDYLMPICYKAIPMLVHFRSRLSYEQFGAFLANIKELNAHKQSREETLKKAEEIFGRDNKDLYVSFQSLLNRSLR from the exons ATGACGCAGAGCGGCACCGGGGGATACGGGGGCGGGGCGGACTTCCATCTCCCGGCCGAGATCCTGGCGGTGATCCCGACGGACCCTTACGAGCAGCTGGACCTGGCGAGGAAGGTAACCTCCATGGCGATCGCCTCCCGGGTGTCGAAGCTGGATTTGGAGAACGGGAAGCTGCGGGAGAAGGTGGCAGAGAAGGATCGTGTGATCGCGGAACTCCAGGACAAGCTCTCGCAGCTCGACCGGATGTTCCAGGAGGCCGATGCCAGGCTGAGAGTTTCCCTCGAGGAGAAT ATTAAGCTGTCAAAGGAGCGCGATTCGCTGGCCCAGACATCGAAGAAGTTAGCTCGTGATCTGGCAAAG TTGGAAACATTCAAGAGGCATTTGATGCAGTCACTGAATGATAATAATTCATCT TCACAAGAAACCGTTGACATAAGGACCTACGATCAGTCAGTTGCCAAAGCATCTTCTTGGAAAG AAGATGAAGGGACCCTTAGCCGCCCTGCATCAAATTTAATAAGTGTATCTGCAGAAATGGGAAATATGATTCAAGATG CGACGAAACCAGCTGGATCGAAATTTTTCATCTCTCCGCAAATGACCCCACATCTAACTCCAACTGCTACACCAAAAATACAGTCAACTAGTGGGTCCCCTAGACAACATTCTACTGCAGGATCGCCAAAATTGACGTCTGGTGCGACTTCACCGTCAAAACCTCGCTTTGAAGGGCACATTGCAATGTCACCATGGTATCCATCAAGCCAGCAGTCCTCAGCAGCTAGCTCTCCTCCTCGTGGACGCTCTATGCCAG GACGCACTCCCCGTATTGATGGAAAGGAATTCTTCCGTCAAGCTAGGTCAGTGTATGCTTCTGGACATGCTATAGTGGATTACCTAATGCCAATTTGTTATAAGGCTATTCCAATGCTTGTGCATTTCAGGAGCCGACTCTCGTATGAGCAGTTTGGTGCATTTTTAGCGAACATCAAGGAGCTCAATGCTCACAAACAGTCACGGGAA GAAACTCTAAAAAAAGCAGAAGAGATATTTGGTAGAGATAACAAGGATCTATATGTATCTTTTCAAAGCTTGCTTAATCGTAGCCTGCGTTAA
- the LOC103705412 gene encoding uncharacterized protein At4g15545-like isoform X1, translated as MTQSGTGGYGGGADFHLPAEILAVIPTDPYEQLDLARKVTSMAIASRVSKLDLENGKLREKVAEKDRVIAELQDKLSQLDRMFQEADARLRVSLEENIKLSKERDSLAQTSKKLARDLAKLETFKRHLMQSLNDNNSSQSQETVDIRTYDQSVAKASSWKEDEGTLSRPASNLISVSAEMGNMIQDATKPAGSKFFISPQMTPHLTPTATPKIQSTSGSPRQHSTAGSPKLTSGATSPSKPRFEGHIAMSPWYPSSQQSSAASSPPRGRSMPGRTPRIDGKEFFRQARSVYASGHAIVDYLMPICYKAIPMLVHFRSRLSYEQFGAFLANIKELNAHKQSREETLKKAEEIFGRDNKDLYVSFQSLLNRSLR; from the exons ATGACGCAGAGCGGCACCGGGGGATACGGGGGCGGGGCGGACTTCCATCTCCCGGCCGAGATCCTGGCGGTGATCCCGACGGACCCTTACGAGCAGCTGGACCTGGCGAGGAAGGTAACCTCCATGGCGATCGCCTCCCGGGTGTCGAAGCTGGATTTGGAGAACGGGAAGCTGCGGGAGAAGGTGGCAGAGAAGGATCGTGTGATCGCGGAACTCCAGGACAAGCTCTCGCAGCTCGACCGGATGTTCCAGGAGGCCGATGCCAGGCTGAGAGTTTCCCTCGAGGAGAAT ATTAAGCTGTCAAAGGAGCGCGATTCGCTGGCCCAGACATCGAAGAAGTTAGCTCGTGATCTGGCAAAG TTGGAAACATTCAAGAGGCATTTGATGCAGTCACTGAATGATAATAATTCATCT CAGTCACAAGAAACCGTTGACATAAGGACCTACGATCAGTCAGTTGCCAAAGCATCTTCTTGGAAAG AAGATGAAGGGACCCTTAGCCGCCCTGCATCAAATTTAATAAGTGTATCTGCAGAAATGGGAAATATGATTCAAGATG CGACGAAACCAGCTGGATCGAAATTTTTCATCTCTCCGCAAATGACCCCACATCTAACTCCAACTGCTACACCAAAAATACAGTCAACTAGTGGGTCCCCTAGACAACATTCTACTGCAGGATCGCCAAAATTGACGTCTGGTGCGACTTCACCGTCAAAACCTCGCTTTGAAGGGCACATTGCAATGTCACCATGGTATCCATCAAGCCAGCAGTCCTCAGCAGCTAGCTCTCCTCCTCGTGGACGCTCTATGCCAG GACGCACTCCCCGTATTGATGGAAAGGAATTCTTCCGTCAAGCTAGGTCAGTGTATGCTTCTGGACATGCTATAGTGGATTACCTAATGCCAATTTGTTATAAGGCTATTCCAATGCTTGTGCATTTCAGGAGCCGACTCTCGTATGAGCAGTTTGGTGCATTTTTAGCGAACATCAAGGAGCTCAATGCTCACAAACAGTCACGGGAA GAAACTCTAAAAAAAGCAGAAGAGATATTTGGTAGAGATAACAAGGATCTATATGTATCTTTTCAAAGCTTGCTTAATCGTAGCCTGCGTTAA
- the LOC103705412 gene encoding uncharacterized protein At4g15545-like isoform X4 — protein sequence MTQSGTGGYGGGADFHLPAEILAVIPTDPYEQLDLARKVTSMAIASRVSKLDLENGKLREKVAEKDRVIAELQDKLSQLDRMFQEADARLRVSLEENIKLSKERDSLAQTSKKLARDLAKLETFKRHLMQSLNDNNSSSQETVDIRTYDQSVAKASSWKEDEGTLSRPASNLISVSAEMGNMIQDATKPAGSKFFISPQMTPHLTPTATPKIQSTSGSPRQHSTAGSPKLTSGATSPSKPRFEGHIAMSPWYPSSQQSSAASSPPRGRSMPGRTPRIDGKEFFRQARSRLSYEQFGAFLANIKELNAHKQSREETLKKAEEIFGRDNKDLYVSFQSLLNRSLR from the exons ATGACGCAGAGCGGCACCGGGGGATACGGGGGCGGGGCGGACTTCCATCTCCCGGCCGAGATCCTGGCGGTGATCCCGACGGACCCTTACGAGCAGCTGGACCTGGCGAGGAAGGTAACCTCCATGGCGATCGCCTCCCGGGTGTCGAAGCTGGATTTGGAGAACGGGAAGCTGCGGGAGAAGGTGGCAGAGAAGGATCGTGTGATCGCGGAACTCCAGGACAAGCTCTCGCAGCTCGACCGGATGTTCCAGGAGGCCGATGCCAGGCTGAGAGTTTCCCTCGAGGAGAAT ATTAAGCTGTCAAAGGAGCGCGATTCGCTGGCCCAGACATCGAAGAAGTTAGCTCGTGATCTGGCAAAG TTGGAAACATTCAAGAGGCATTTGATGCAGTCACTGAATGATAATAATTCATCT TCACAAGAAACCGTTGACATAAGGACCTACGATCAGTCAGTTGCCAAAGCATCTTCTTGGAAAG AAGATGAAGGGACCCTTAGCCGCCCTGCATCAAATTTAATAAGTGTATCTGCAGAAATGGGAAATATGATTCAAGATG CGACGAAACCAGCTGGATCGAAATTTTTCATCTCTCCGCAAATGACCCCACATCTAACTCCAACTGCTACACCAAAAATACAGTCAACTAGTGGGTCCCCTAGACAACATTCTACTGCAGGATCGCCAAAATTGACGTCTGGTGCGACTTCACCGTCAAAACCTCGCTTTGAAGGGCACATTGCAATGTCACCATGGTATCCATCAAGCCAGCAGTCCTCAGCAGCTAGCTCTCCTCCTCGTGGACGCTCTATGCCAG GACGCACTCCCCGTATTGATGGAAAGGAATTCTTCCGTCAAGCTAG GAGCCGACTCTCGTATGAGCAGTTTGGTGCATTTTTAGCGAACATCAAGGAGCTCAATGCTCACAAACAGTCACGGGAA GAAACTCTAAAAAAAGCAGAAGAGATATTTGGTAGAGATAACAAGGATCTATATGTATCTTTTCAAAGCTTGCTTAATCGTAGCCTGCGTTAA